Proteins encoded by one window of Pseudomonas sp. LS44:
- the epd gene encoding erythrose-4-phosphate dehydrogenase yields the protein MPNRPYKVALNGYGRIGRCVLRALYERGAHAGFEVVALNDLADLASIEYLTRFDSTHGRFPGEVRVGDDGLHINGDCIRVLRCATPEAIDWAGLGIDLVLECSGAYHSRADGQRFLDAGAPRVLFSQPMASEADIDATVVYGVNQQSLSGRETLVSNASCTTNCAVPLLKLLNEAIGLEYLSITTIHSAMNDQPVIDAYHHEDLRRTRSAFQSVIPVSTGLARGIERLLPELAGRIQAKAIRVPTVNVSCLDITLQTARDTSAEEINRVLREAAESGPLKGLLAYTELPHASCDFNHDPHSAIVDGSQTRVSGPRLVNLLAWFDNEWGFANRMLDVADHYLRVANPTTV from the coding sequence ATGCCCAACCGTCCTTACAAAGTCGCCCTTAACGGCTACGGCCGCATCGGTCGCTGCGTGCTGCGCGCGTTGTATGAGCGTGGCGCGCACGCCGGTTTCGAGGTGGTCGCCCTCAACGATCTGGCCGATCTGGCGAGCATCGAATACCTGACCCGTTTCGACTCCACCCACGGCCGTTTCCCCGGCGAAGTGCGGGTCGGGGACGACGGCCTGCATATCAACGGCGACTGCATCCGCGTGCTGCGTTGCGCCACCCCGGAAGCGATCGACTGGGCCGGCCTGGGCATCGATCTGGTCTTGGAGTGCTCCGGTGCCTACCACAGTCGCGCCGATGGCCAGCGCTTCCTCGATGCCGGCGCGCCGCGGGTGCTGTTCTCGCAGCCGATGGCCAGCGAGGCGGATATCGACGCCACGGTGGTCTACGGGGTCAATCAGCAAAGCCTCAGCGGCCGCGAGACGCTGGTGTCGAATGCCTCCTGCACGACCAACTGCGCAGTGCCGCTGCTCAAGTTGCTCAACGAGGCGATCGGTCTGGAGTACCTCTCCATCACCACCATCCACTCGGCGATGAACGACCAGCCGGTGATCGATGCCTACCACCACGAAGACCTGCGCCGTACCCGTTCGGCGTTTCAGTCGGTGATTCCAGTCTCCACTGGTCTGGCGCGCGGCATTGAGCGGCTATTGCCGGAACTTGCCGGGCGCATCCAGGCCAAAGCCATCCGGGTGCCGACGGTGAACGTGTCCTGCCTGGACATCACCCTGCAGACCGCCCGCGATACGTCGGCCGAAGAGATCAACCGGGTGCTCCGCGAGGCCGCCGAAAGTGGCCCGCTCAAGGGCCTGCTGGCTTACACCGAGCTGCCCCATGCCAGTTGCGATTTCAACCACGACCCGCATTCGGCCATCGTCGATGGTAGCCAGACCCGCGTTTCCGGCCCTCGGCTGGTGAACTTGCTGGCCTGGTTCGACAACGAATGGGGCTTCGCCAACCGTATGCTCGATGTCGCCGATCACTATCTGCGCGTCGCCAACCCAACCACCGTTTAA
- the fba gene encoding class II fructose-bisphosphate aldolase (catalyzes the reversible aldol condensation of dihydroxyacetonephosphate and glyceraldehyde 3-phosphate in the Calvin cycle, glycolysis, and/or gluconeogenesis), whose protein sequence is MALISMRQMLDHAAEFGYGVPAFNVNNLEQMRAIMEAADKTDSPVIVQASAGARKYAGAPFLRHLILAAIEEFPHIPVCMHQDHGTSPDVCQRSIQLGFSSVMMDGSLKEDGKTPADYDYNVRVTQQTVAFAHACGVSVEGELGCLGSLETGMAGEEDGVGAEGVLDHSQMLTDPEEAADFVRRTQVDALAIAIGTSHGAYKFTKPPTGDILAIDRIKEIHKRIPNTHLVMHGSSSVPQEWLKVINEFGGNIKETYGVPVEEIVEGIKHGVRKVNIDTDLRLASTGAIRRMMAEEPSEFDPRKFFAKTIVAMRDICIARYEAFGTAGNASKIKPITLEGMFQRYAKGELTAKVN, encoded by the coding sequence ATGGCACTCATCAGCATGCGTCAGATGCTCGACCACGCCGCCGAATTCGGCTACGGCGTGCCGGCCTTCAACGTCAACAACCTCGAGCAGATGCGCGCCATCATGGAAGCGGCCGACAAGACCGACTCGCCGGTGATCGTTCAAGCATCCGCCGGTGCGCGCAAGTACGCGGGGGCGCCGTTCCTGCGTCACCTGATCCTCGCTGCCATCGAAGAATTCCCGCACATCCCGGTGTGCATGCACCAGGACCACGGCACCAGCCCGGACGTCTGCCAGCGCTCGATCCAACTGGGCTTCAGCTCGGTAATGATGGACGGCTCGCTGAAGGAAGACGGCAAGACTCCAGCCGACTACGACTACAACGTGCGCGTGACCCAGCAGACCGTGGCCTTCGCCCACGCCTGCGGCGTCTCGGTGGAAGGTGAACTGGGCTGCCTGGGCTCGCTGGAAACTGGCATGGCCGGCGAAGAAGACGGCGTCGGCGCGGAAGGCGTGCTGGACCACAGCCAGATGCTCACCGATCCGGAAGAGGCGGCCGACTTCGTCAGAAGGACTCAGGTGGATGCCCTGGCAATCGCCATCGGCACCAGCCACGGCGCCTACAAGTTCACCAAGCCGCCGACCGGCGACATCCTCGCCATCGACCGCATCAAGGAAATCCACAAGCGCATCCCCAACACCCACCTGGTGATGCACGGTTCGTCCTCGGTGCCGCAAGAGTGGCTGAAGGTCATCAACGAGTTCGGTGGCAACATCAAGGAAACCTACGGGGTGCCGGTCGAAGAAATCGTCGAAGGCATCAAGCACGGCGTGCGTAAGGTCAATATCGACACCGACCTGCGTCTGGCTTCCACCGGTGCGATTCGCCGGATGATGGCCGAAGAGCCGAGCGAGTTCGACCCGCGCAAATTCTTCGCCAAGACCATCGTCGCCATGCGCGACATCTGCATCGCCCGCTACGAAGCGTTCGGTACCGCCGGCAATGCCTCGAAGATCAAACCGATCACCCTCGAAGGCATGTTCCAGCGTTACGCCAAGGGTGAGCTGACCGCCAAGGTCAACTAA
- a CDS encoding MliC family protein, with product MRRTALGLAVVLLGACAETPPADEQIGGWTRWVCDSQTEVLWRFADDSRESVDLRLGGSDIVYRLRQEPAGSGTFYSDNVIAFRNKGEEGLVYWVGNDYLIGRGCQAP from the coding sequence ATGCGTCGCACCGCGCTGGGACTGGCGGTGGTGCTGTTGGGCGCCTGCGCCGAGACCCCGCCGGCTGACGAGCAAATCGGCGGCTGGACGCGTTGGGTGTGCGACAGTCAGACCGAGGTGCTGTGGCGCTTCGCCGACGACAGCCGGGAAAGCGTCGACCTGCGCCTCGGCGGCAGCGACATCGTCTATCGCCTGCGCCAGGAACCGGCAGGTTCCGGCACCTTCTACAGCGATAACGTCATCGCCTTTCGCAACAAAGGCGAGGAGGGCCTGGTCTACTGGGTCGGCAACGATTATCTGATCGGCCGCGGTTGTCAGGCGCCGTGA
- a CDS encoding phosphoglycerate kinase: MTVLKMIDLDLQGKRVLIREDLNVPVKDGQVKSDARIVASLPTIKLALEKGAAVMVCSHLGRPTEGEFSEENSLKPVADYLSKALGREVPLVADYLGGVDVQPGQVVLFENVRFNKGEKKNADELAQQYAALCDVFVMDAFGTAHRAEGSTHGVAKFAKIAAAGPLLAAELDALGKALGNPAKPMAAIVAGSKVSTKLDVLNSLSQICDQLIVGGGIANTFLAAAGHNVGKSLYEPDLLDTAKAIAAKVSVPLPVDVVVAKEFAESAAATVKLIGEVADDDMILDIGPQTAAQFAGLLKSSKTILWNGPVGVFEFDQFGNGTKVLAQAIAESPAFSIAGGGDTLAAIDKYAVGAQISYISTGGGAFLEFVEGKVLPAVAVLEQRAKA, encoded by the coding sequence ATGACCGTTTTGAAGATGATCGACCTCGACCTCCAGGGTAAGCGCGTACTGATCCGCGAAGACCTCAACGTGCCGGTGAAAGATGGCCAGGTGAAAAGCGACGCGCGCATCGTCGCTTCCCTGCCGACCATCAAACTGGCGCTGGAGAAGGGTGCGGCGGTAATGGTTTGCTCGCACCTGGGTCGTCCGACCGAGGGTGAGTTCAGCGAAGAGAACAGCCTCAAGCCGGTCGCCGACTACCTGAGCAAAGCGCTTGGTCGTGAAGTGCCGCTGGTTGCCGACTACCTCGGCGGCGTCGACGTGCAGCCAGGCCAAGTAGTGCTGTTCGAGAACGTGCGCTTCAACAAGGGCGAGAAGAAGAACGCCGACGAGCTGGCCCAGCAATACGCCGCGCTGTGCGACGTGTTCGTCATGGATGCCTTCGGCACCGCCCACCGTGCCGAGGGTTCGACCCACGGCGTGGCCAAGTTCGCCAAAATCGCCGCCGCCGGCCCGCTGCTGGCGGCCGAGCTGGACGCCTTGGGCAAGGCGCTGGGCAACCCGGCCAAACCGATGGCGGCGATCGTCGCCGGCTCCAAGGTGTCGACCAAACTCGACGTGCTCAACTCGCTGAGCCAGATCTGCGATCAGCTGATCGTCGGTGGCGGCATCGCCAACACCTTCCTCGCCGCCGCCGGCCACAACGTCGGCAAGTCGCTGTATGAGCCGGACCTGCTCGACACCGCCAAAGCCATCGCCGCCAAGGTCAGCGTGCCGCTGCCGGTCGACGTGGTGGTCGCCAAGGAGTTCGCCGAGTCCGCCGCTGCAACGGTCAAACTGATCGGCGAAGTGGCCGACGACGACATGATCCTCGACATCGGCCCGCAGACCGCCGCGCAGTTCGCCGGGCTGCTCAAGTCGAGCAAGACCATCCTGTGGAACGGCCCGGTCGGCGTGTTCGAGTTCGATCAGTTCGGTAACGGCACCAAGGTTCTCGCGCAAGCCATTGCCGAAAGCCCGGCGTTCTCCATCGCCGGTGGTGGCGACACCCTGGCGGCGATCGACAAATACGCCGTCGGCGCGCAGATATCCTACATTTCCACCGGTGGCGGTGCGTTCCTCGAATTCGTCGAGGGCAAGGTACTGCCGGCCGTGGCGGTCCTGGAACAGCGTGCCAAGGCTTAA